Genomic DNA from Anaerolineales bacterium:
CCTATTGGTACGGTGAACTTGCCCCTTAATAGGCAGTTATCGCACAGCGGCGGAACGGCCATGTTCCGCCGCAGGAATTTTGTAAACAGGACGAGGAGCTCGAACAATGATAATCAATAGAAATGGGTCGCAACCCTCTGGCAAGGGACCGGCGGAATGGTTCACCGGTGTGGTGCGAATTGACCCACTTTTCTCCGCAGCGGCACCGGCGCGGATGGCGGGTGCCAGCGTCACGTTTGAACCCGGTGCGCGTACTGCATGGCATACCCACCCGCTCGGACAAACCCTGATCGTGACGGCGGGCTGTGGTCGGGTCCAGCGCTGGGGAGGTCCCATCGAGGTGATTCGTCCGGGCGACGTGGTTCAGTTTGCGCCGGGCGAAAAACACTGGCACGGGGCCGCCCCGACGACCTCGGTGACCCATATCGCCATACAGGAAAG
This window encodes:
- a CDS encoding cupin domain-containing protein, with product MIINRNGSQPSGKGPAEWFTGVVRIDPLFSAAAPARMAGASVTFEPGARTAWHTHPLGQTLIVTAGCGRVQRWGGPIEVIRPGDVVQFAPGEKHWHGAAPTTSVTHIAIQESLDGDVVEWMEHVSDAQYTAE